AATTTttgatgatataatattaccAAAACAACAGAAATGTTGGAATAAATCAAGGTCAGTCCATTCACTAGGTATGTGGAAAATGAATAGATTACTTCCACTAGGTCcattttgttttgttttttcattattattatactGGAATAATTTGCTAGGGTGAACTGGTTTATGCCATTGGCTATGCTTGGTTAGattgttataataaaaaacattattatttttatctttatacATTTCCCATAAACTTAAACCATCAACATTTTCTACATCTTCTAAAGAATTATCATTTGCTTGATACATATGAGCTAGATGAGAATTGTTTTGTCTAAACataacattattattattattgttattattgttcatattattattattatgattgttcatattattattgttattatttaaatggTTTGGTGACATTTCTCCATCTCTATACATATCATTCAAGTTCTTAGCATTGTTgttaaaattattattattgttgaGCATAAAATTGTTCTGATTAAGCATAGgattattattcatttgtTGGTTATTAAAGTTCATATTCAtcatcatattattattgttgttgttgttattcatatttttatttttcatatttctGTTCATAAAATTGTTTTGAGTATTTGTTTggttattattattattactactaccgttattataaaaattataattgttcatattattatttccttGGAAATTCTCGTTATTGAAATTATTTCCATAGTTAGTAGATCCTTGAGAAAAGTTGGtattgttcatattatttttctgAAAAAAgctattattattattattgttattattgttaATACTTACATTTGGAACAGCAAACTTAGCCTCAATATTCCTTTCTTCTCCACTTGTATCGATTAAGttcttaatatttttcaaaacATTTAAGGCCTCTTCATGTGTATTAAATGTAACCAAAGCCGTGTTATATATCTTCTTATTAGCAAAGTTATTATTGTTCATTTGTTTCttacttttattaaaataacATATGTCTTTAATAAATCCAACATTACCCAATAAAGACCTTAAATGTACATCCGTAATATGTGGAGGAATGTTTTGTATATGCAATTTTGTGTTCAGGACCCCATCAATTGTTGAATTTACGATTTCGTTATTCATCTTATATATGcttaaatatattatatttattagtatatatatatatatatgtatatattaaaaaatgaaaagaagaaaaaaaaaaaaaaaaaaattatataaaaaaaaaaaaaaaaacactTTATAAAAATAGCTACTTGTCTCTCTTCcaaaaataacaataaaccatatacaaaaatgaacagtaaaaatgaaaaaaatataaaaatatgtataagatgctttgtaaatataaacatataaatattatatatatatatatatatatatgtatttatatatacctaTTCATAccatatattattaataaaagtaaaatattctctgtgtatacataattttaaaaatatatactattaagcatataaatatattatatggCAAATATAAAGTTAGgtcataaaataaaatgatgataatataatatgataattaataaaagctaattaaaaagtataataaattaaggaaaataaatggaaaatgaataaaatatatggaaaaaaaaaaaataataataataataaataaaacacataataatataatatttatata
This region of Plasmodium gaboni strain SY75 chromosome 12, whole genome shotgun sequence genomic DNA includes:
- a CDS encoding clustered-asparagine-rich protein; its protein translation is MNNEIVNSTIDGVLNTKLHIQNIPPHITDVHLRSLLGNVGFIKDICYFNKSKKQMNNNNFANKKIYNTALVTFNTHEEALNVLKNIKNLIDTSGEERNIEAKFAVPNVSINNNNNNNNNSFFQKNNMNNTNFSQGSTNYGNNFNNENFQGNNNMNNYNFYNNGSSNNNNNQTNTQNNFMNRNMKNKNMNNNNNNNNMMMNMNFNNQQMNNNPMLNQNNFMLNNNNNFNNNAKNLNDMYRDGEMSPNHLNNNNNNMNNHNNNNMNNNNNNNNNVMFRQNNSHLAHMYQANDNSLEDVENVDGLSLWEMYKDKNNNVFYYNNLTKHSQWHKPVHPSKLFQYNNNEKTKQNGPSGSNLFIFHIPSEWTDLDLFQHFCCFGNIISSKIQRDSTGRNSGFGFVSYDNVISAQHAIQFMNGYFVNNKYLKVQLKKGETVENAN